One segment of Erigeron canadensis isolate Cc75 chromosome 2, C_canadensis_v1, whole genome shotgun sequence DNA contains the following:
- the LOC122589976 gene encoding adenylosuccinate lyase-like, producing METGLCIRVPNGSCSASNLTRASYLFEQSVPTLNRASCHHLTFPRKSCIVKATLKEVSSDMKYAGKAKVKSSEMELSSLTAISPLDGRYRDKVKDLSPYLSEYGLIYYRTLVEIKWLLKLSQIPEVSEVPSFSNEAQTKLQGLIDGFSEADAKQVKSIEKITNHDVKAVEYFLKTKCQEDPEIAKVLEFFHFGCTSEDINNLAHGLMLKGAINSVVLPVMDDLINAIYTMAKANAYIPMLSRTHGQPASPTTLGKEMVIFAERLSRERRDISQVEILGKFAGAVGNYNAHAVAYPDVNWPYVAEQFVNSLGLSFNPHVTQIESHDYMAKLFHAFIRFNNILLDFDKDIWGYISVGYFKQVTKAGEIGSSTMPHKVNPIDFENSEGNLGIANALLDHLSMKLPISRWQRDLTDSTVLRNFGLCLGPSLLAYKSALVGIGKLQVNEAALNKDLDNSWEVLAEPIQTVMRRYGVEEPYEKLKELTRGRTVNKESITEFINGLEIPVEAKTGLLKLTPHNYVGVAPQLVEDACDRANRSN from the exons ATGGAAACCGGATTGTGCATTAGAGTTCCGAATGGCAGCTGTTCGGCATCGAACTTGACTCGTGCAAGCTACCTCTTTGAACAATCTGTTCCAACTCTAAACCGTGCTTCGTGTCATCATTTGACTTTTCCTCGTAAAAGTTGCATTGTTAAAGCAACTTTGAAGGAAGTCAGTAGTGACATGAAATATGCTGGAAAG GCCAAAGTGAAATCTTCTGAGATGGAGCTCTCAAGTTTAACAGCCATAAGTCCTTTGGATGGACGTTACCGGGATAAGGTCAAGGATTTATCCCCCTATTTGAGTGAATATGGCCTGATCTACTATCGAACCCTTGTTGAG ATCAAGTGGCTGCTAAAGCTTTCACAAATTCCTGAAGTATCCGAGGTTCCCAGTTTCAGCAATGAAGCTCAAACAAAATTGCAaggattgattgatggatttAGCGAGGCTGATGCAAAACAAGTGAAGAGTATCGAGAAAATAACTAATCATGATGTGAAAGCAGTAGAgtattttctcaaaacaaaatgtcaagAAGATCCTGAGATTGCTAAG GTACTAGAATTTTTCCATTTTGGTTGTACATCTGAAGACATAAATAACCTTGCTCATGGACTGATGCTAAAAGGTGCAATTAACTCAGTTGTTCTCCCTGTCATGGATGACTTAATTAATGCAATATATACTATGGCCAAAGCTAATGCATACATTCCTATGCTTTCTAGGACTCATGGACAG CCAGCTTCACCTACAACCTTGGGGAAGGAAATGGTAATATTTGCTGAGAGATTGAGCAGAGAGAGGCGAGATATTTCACAAGTAGAGATATTGGGAAAGTTTGCAGGCGCAGTTGGTAATTATAATGCACATGCTGTGGCATATCCTGATGTAAATTGGCCATATGTTGCAGAGCAGTTTGTAAACTCTCTTGGATTGAGCTTTAACCCACATGTTACCCAG ATTGAATCTCATGACTACATGGCTAAACTTTTCCATGCATTCATCCGTTTCAATAATATTTTACTTGACTTTGACAAAGACATATGGGGCTATATATCTGTGGGCTACTTCAAGCAG GTAACTAAGGCTGGTGAAATCGGGTCGTCAACAATGCCGCACAAAGTGAACCCAATTGACTTTGAAAACAGTGAAGGCAATCTTGGCATAGCTAATGCATTGTTAGACCATTTAAGCATGAAGCTGCCTATCTCACGTTGGCAG CGTGACTTGACTGATTCTACAGTTCTGAGAAACTTTGGTCTGTGCCTGGGCCCTTCTCTTCTTGCATACAAGAGTGCATTGGTAGGAATTGGGAAGCTTCAG GTCAATGAAGCCGCCTTAAACAAAGACCTGGACAACTCATGGGAGGTTCTGGCTGAACCAATACAAACA GTGATGAGAAGATATGGTGTTGAAGAACCTTACGAAAAACTGAAGGAACTTACCAGAGGAAGGACAGTTAACAAAGAGAGCATTACCGAATTCATCAATGGGTTAGAAATACCAGTGGAAGCGAAGACTGGGCTTCTAAAGTTAACCCCCCACAACTATGTTGGAGTTGCCCCTCAGCTCGTGGAGGATGCTTGTGACAGGGCTAATAGGTCCAATTAA
- the LOC122590181 gene encoding co-chaperone protein p23-1-like: MMSRHPTLKWAQRADVVFITIDLPDAKDVNLKLEPEGGFYFSATAGADSAPYEIDINLHDKVDVNESKSSVGSRSIVYLIKKEESKWWNRLLKAGKSPTFIKVDWDKWVDEDDDQDEKAGADMDFGDFDFSKLNMGGGGGFDADGTDDDDDSDTEEEEETYSKKEGVPPVVTNGVEAKA, translated from the exons ATGATGAG TCGACATCCTACACTGAAATGGGCACAAAGGGCGGATGTGGTTTTCATCACAATTGATCTCCCTGATGCCAAAGACGTCAACCTTAAACTTGAGCCCGAGGGCGGGTTTTACTTCTCTGCCACCGCAGGGGCCGACAGTGCCCCTTATGAGATTGACATTAATCTTCATGACAAGGTGGATGTCAAT GAAAGCAAGTCGAGTGTTGGGTCGAGAAGTATTGTATATCTgataaagaaagaagaaagtaaATGGTGGAACAGGCTTTTGAAGGCAGGAAAGTCTCCCACCTTTATTAAGGTTGATTGGGACAAATGGGTGGATGAAGACGACGACCAAGATGAAAAGG CTGGTGCCGATATGGACTTTGGTGACTTTGATTTTTCT AAACTTAACATGGGAGGTGGTGGAGGCTTTGATGCAGATGGAaccgatgatgatgatgatagtgacacggaagaagaagaggaaactTATAGCAAGAAGGAAGGCGTGCCACCCGTTGTTACCAACGGAGTTGAGGCAAAAGCATGA
- the LOC122588580 gene encoding probable F-actin-capping protein subunit beta, giving the protein MEMEGAMGLMRRMPPKHSETALSALLSLLPHHSSDLLSQIDQPLQVLCDADNAKEFILCEYNRDADSYRSPWSNTYHPPLEDGMYPSPELRKLEVEANEVFTVYRDQYYEGGISSVYLWEEDDCEGFVACFLIKKDGSKYAHGKRGYLHEGGWDAIHVIQVGPDEEGVANYCLTSTIMLSLTTDSDTSGSFNLSGSIRRQMKADLPLEDGHLCNMGKMIEELEGKLRNQLEQVYFGKTKEMVCTLLPPSELLSMSLPNSRKP; this is encoded by the exons ATGGAAATGGAAGGAGCGATGGGATTGATGAGAAGAATGCCACCAAAACACTCTGAAACTGCTCTCTCCGCTCTTCTCAGCCTCCTGCCCCACCACTCCTCCGATCTCCTTTCTCAAATCGATCAGCCTCTTCAG GTTTTATGTGATGCTGATAATGCAAAGGAATTCATCTTATGTGAGTACAACAGAGATGCAGACTCATACAG ATCGCCTTGGTCAAATACGTATCATCCTCCATTGGAAGATGGGATGTATCCATCACCAGAATTGAGGAAGCTAGAAGTCGAGGCTAATGAAGTGTTTACAGTATATCGTGACCA GTATTATGAAGGCGGTATTTCATCAGTCTACTTGTGGGAAGAGGATGATTGTGAAGGCTTCGTGGCCTGCTTCCTGATTAAAAAAG ATGGATCAAAATATGCACATGGTAAAAGGGGTTATCTGCATGAGGGTGGATGGGATGCTATACATGTTATCCAG GTTGGACCAGACGAGGAAGGAGTGGCTAATTACTGTTTGACAAGTACTATAATGCTATCGCTGACTACAGATAGCGACACATCTGGCTCGTTTAATTTGTCAGGATCAATTAGGCGACAG ATGAAAGCAGATCTTCCTTTGGAGGATGGTCATCTGTGCAATATGGGAAAGATGATAGAAGAATTGGAGGGAAAACTGAGAAATCAGCTCGAACAG GTATACTTTGGGAAAACAAAGGAGATGGTATGCACGTTGTTACCTCCTTCTGAACTGCTGTCTATGTCATTGCCCAACAGCAGAAAACCATAA
- the LOC122586437 gene encoding putative pentatricopeptide repeat-containing protein At5g52630, with product MEDPRRIHAQLIKTTTTNVNHRFHLNNLLNHYFKSNLISDAVNLFNQIPSPNVVSWTSLISGHSNSLPALTHFISMLRHPTFPNQRTLAIVLKTCASLSSLSFGLQLHSLSIKLSLSSQPFSASALIHFYSKLRFPNNARKVFDEMPDKDSVCFSSLIVGLSQNSKPVEALCCFAEMRGFGFVSSDYSVSAALRSCAELAALEQCRMVHAHSVVNGLDLNVIVGTALVDGYGKCGMVDEARLVFDELVSVMNLIGWNAMMSSYAQQGDKDSVLELFFMMESRGLVPDGYSILSVMTAFCNAGFAAETEEWFRKLELEYRLEPWIEHYTCLVGALGRAGRLEEANRIALTMPKYKPDAAMWRVLLSTSAHHGNVDMVKEMSQRLQELDPQDDSAYVIAANAFSGVGRLDKVQEVRKLMRDRKVKKEGGLSWIEVCGQVHVFLAGDRRHDKTEQIYTKLSELMAKIQQLGYVPIWDQMLHDVGNVEKIEALWYHSEKLALAFGLVADVAPRGKALRIVKNLRICRDCHEAFKYISHVVEREIIVRDVNRYHRFINGGCNCGDYW from the coding sequence ATGGAAGACCCTCGCCGGATACACGCCCAACTAATCAAAACAACAACCACCAACGTCAACCACCGTTTCCACCTCAACAATCTTCTCAACCATTACTTCAAATCCAACCTCATCTCCGACGCCGTCAATCTCTTCAACCAAATCCCATCCCCAAACGTCGTCTCATGGACGTCCCTCATCTCCGGCCACTCCAACTCACTTCCGGCCCTGACCCATTTCATTTCCATGCTCCGTCACCCCACTTTCCCCAACCAGCGCACGTTAGCCATTGTCTTAAAGACGTGCGCATCTTTATCTTCACTTTCATTTGGTCTCCAGCTTCATTCTCTATCCATCAAACTTTCCCTTTCCTCCCAACCCTTTTCGGCTTCTGCCCTTATTCATTTCTATTCTAAACTTCGCTTTCCAAACAATGCAcgtaaggtgtttgatgaaatgcctgacAAAGATTCTGTTTGTTTTTCGTCCCTTATTGTCGGGTTAAGTCAGAACTCGAAACCCGTTGAGGCTTTGTGCTGTTTTGCTGAAATGAGAGGTTTTGGGTTTGTGTCTAGTGATTACAGTGTTTCTGCTGCATTACGTTCGTGTGCCGAACTTGCTGCATTGGAACAATGTAGGATGGTTCATGCTCATTCGGTGGTGAATGGTCTTGATTTGAATGTCATTGTTGGGACTGCCTTGGTTGATGGGTATGGAAAATGTGGGATGGTGGACGAGGCGCGTTTGGTGTTTGATGAACTCGTGTCGGTTATGAATCTTATTGGGTGGAATGCTATGATGTCTAGCTATGCTCAACAAGGTGATAAAGATTCggttttggagttgtttttcaTGATGGAGTCTCGAGGTCTTGTCCCGGACGGATATAGTATTTTATCCGTCATGACAGCTTTTTGTAACGCGGGTTTTGCTGCTGAGACTGAAGAATGGTTTAGGAAGCTGGAATTAGAGTATAGATTGGAACCATGGATTGAGCATTATACATGTTTGGTTGGTGCCTTAGGTAGAGCTGGAAGATTAGAGGAAGCAAACCGTATAGCCTTGACAATGCCAAAGTATAAACCTGACGCTGCAATGTGGAGAGTTTTGCTATCGACTAGTGCACATCATGGTAATGTTGATATGGTCAAGGAAATGAGTCAAAGGTTACAGGAACTTGACCCACAAGACGACTCAGCTTATGTGATTGCTGCAAATGCTTTTTCTGGTGTTGGAAGGTTGGACAAAGTGCAAGAAGTTAGGAAATTGATGAGAGATAGGAAAGTGAAAAAGGAAGGAGGGTTGAGTTGGATCGAAGTTTGTGGACAAGTTCATGTCTTTTTGGCAGGAGACCGTCGTCATGATAAAACGGAGCAAATTTATACGAAGTTATCTGAGTTAATGGCGAAGATACAGCAATTAGGGTATGTGCCCATTTGGGATCAAATGTTGCATGATGTAGGGAACGTAGAGAAGATAGAAGCACTTTGGTATCACAGTGAGAAATTGGCTTTAGCATTTGGATTGGTTGCTGATGTGGCACCACGAGGGAAGGCATTGAGGATTGTTAAGAATCTACGAATTTGTAGGGATTGTCACGAGGCCTTCAAATACATCAGTCACGTGGTGGAGAGGGAGATTATAGTGAGGGATGTTAATAGATACCATAGGTTTATAAATGGTGGTTGTAACTGTGGAGATTATTGGTGA
- the LOC122586519 gene encoding NAC domain-containing protein 17-like has protein sequence MGSESSTDQPKLFPPGFRFHPTDEELILYYLKRKLCGRSLKLDIIADLDVYKWDPHDLPGQSKWKTGDRQWFFFSPRDRRYPFGGRSNRATVNGYWKATGKDRIINCNSRSVGIKKTIVYYQGRAPSGQRTDWVMHEYVLHKEELKRCRCTQPCYVLYKLFKKSGPGPKNGEQYGAPFVEEEWVNDDEYLDVEPLLVRNINALVNEPKQLTVGVDIVPPMTQINPVDVEDVDRQIYIGPNHKPLEVQSGPDMPKSVNEPSVNTYVEGVNPLVVNEDFLEMDDLIGPQPLQFADFGGFCDYALYGSTSVNETIPYESQQIQKPYYATNLQYGMGTSGYNLWSHDQSNYNFVAAQATEEFMESQAGEITTSAPSGVTSDDPGKPDSHVNHCQDIGEDDGSDSWFSSALWAFVESVPTNPALAVESDAFLSKEFSRMSNIYADSHGGVERTSVARRGGRSSRPKGSRVIVYFCVGVVFALMYVFLGTCGNV, from the exons ATGGGTTCTGAATCATCAACAGATCAACCAAAATTGTTCCCACCAGGTTTCCGTTTCCATCCAACGGATGAAGAACTCATTCTGTACTATCTCAAGCGTAAGCTTTGCGGCCGTTCCCTCAAACTTGATATCATTGCCGATCTTGATGTTTACAAATGGGACCCACATGATTTACCAG GTCAATCCAAATGGAAAACTGGTGACAGGCAGTGGTTCTTTTTCAGTCCTCGAGATAGAAGGTATCCATTTGGAGGAAGATCAAACAGGGCTACTGTAAACGGGTATTGGAAAGCAACAGGAAAGGACCGGATTATTAACTGCAACTCACGGTCAGTTGGTATAAAGAAAACCATCGTTTATTACCAAGGCCGTGCACCCTCTGGTCAACGCACTGATTGGGTGATGCACGAGTATGTCTTGCACAAGGAAGAATTAAAAAGATGCAGGTGCACACAACCATGTTATGTTCTATACaaactttttaagaaaagtggACCCGGCCCCAAAAATGGCGAGCAGTATGGTGCTCCCTTTGTAGAAGAGGAATGGGTCAATGATGATGAGTATTTAGATGTTGAGCCGCTTTTGGTAAGGAATATTAATGCCTTGGTCAACGAGCCTAAACAGTTGACGGTTGGCGTTGACATTGTTCCACCAATGACTCAGATTAATCCAGTCGACGTTGAGGATGTTGACAGGCAGATATACATTGGCCCGAACCACAAGCCATTGGAGGTGCAGTCTGGTCCTGATATGCCTAAGTCAGTAAACGAACCGTCTGTGAATACTTATGTGGAGGGGGTGAACCCTTTGGTGGTTAATGAAGATTTTCTTGAAATGGATGATCTAATTGGTCCACAACCTCTGCAGTTTGCTGATTTTGGTGGGTTTTGTGACTATGCCTTGTACGGTTCAACCTCTGTTAACGAGACTATTCCGTATGAAAGTCAACAAATTCAGAAGCCGTATTATGCAACTAATCTTCAGTATGGAATGGGAACCTCAGGTTACAACCTCTGGTCGCATGACCAAAGCAACTACAACTTTGTAGCTGCACAAGCAACTGAAGAGTTTATGGAATCACAAGCGGGTGAAATCACCACCTCTGCTCCTTCAG GTGTGACATCTGATGACCCTGGAAAACCCGATTCCCATGTGAACCATTGTCAAGATATTGGAGAAGATGATGGTTCGGATTCATGGTTCTCTTCTGCTTTATGGGCTTTTGTTGAGTCGGTGCCGACCAATCCTGCTTTAGCCGTGGAAAGCGATGCTTTTTTGAGTAAAGAGTTTAGCAGAATGAGCAACATATATGCTGATAGTCATGGTGGTGTAGAACGTACCTCGGTAGCTAGAAGGGGAGGGCGATCATCAAGACCAAAGGGCAGTAGGGTAATTGTCTATTTTTGTGTAGGAGTAGTATTTGCTCTAATGTATGTGTTTTTAGGGACATGTGGGAACGTGTAA
- the LOC122586517 gene encoding pentatricopeptide repeat-containing protein At1g34160 — protein MTVGVEALLKKCTTLSHIKQLQSHLITTGVFHFHPFPRSKFLDFCAATALPYALHIFHHIPSPITNDWNAVIRGHAQSHQPLHAVTFYRHGLRLLTCKPDALTCSFTLKACARALASDEGTQLHSQVIRFGFVADVLLQTTLLDVYAKSGFLDNACKLFDEMSVRDVTCWNAIIAGLAQGNRPQEALELFKRMRGVGFEPNEVTVLGALSACAQLGTVQEGENVYEYIKSRKLDMNEQVCNVVIDMFGKCGYVGMAYRVFNDMRCKKTLVTWNTMIMVLGMNGEGVEALQVFDSMSQEGFSPDNVSYLAALCACNHAGMVDDGVKLFETMLKDGSVIPNIKHYGTMVDLLGRSGRLKEAYDIINSIPITPDVVLWQTLLGACKTYRNVEMAEKASRKLVEMGSRSDGDFVLLSNVYASQRRWKDVGQVRKTMRDNEVKKVPGFSYIDVNGSIHKFVNGDQSHSNMDEIYKKLEEMMCRIMEHGYVAETDYVLHDIGLEEKENALSYHSEKLAVAFGLISSTSDEDLIRVNKNLRICGDCHEVMKLVSKVYEREIIVRDRARFHRFKDGSCSCKDYW, from the coding sequence ATGACCGTCGGCGTGGAAGCACTGCTAAAAAAGTGCACCACCCTTTCTCACATCAAGCAACTTCAATCACACCTCATAACCACCGGCGTTTTCCATTTCCACCCTTTCCCTCGTTCAAAATTCCTCGATTTCTGTGCCGCCACCGCCCTCCCTTACGCCCTCCACATTTTCCATCACATTCCGTCTCCAATCACCAACGACTGGAACGCCGTTATTCGCGGCCACGCCCAAAGCCATCAACCCCTTCACGCCGTTACTTTCTACCGTCACGGATTACGCCTCCTCACGTGCAAGCCCGACGCCCTCACGTGCTCTTTCACCCTTAAAGCCTGTGCACGCGCGTTGGCTTCTGATGAAGGGACCCAACTGCATTCCCAAGTTATTCGTTTCGGGTTTGTTGCAGATGTTTTGCTGCAAACTACGTTGTTGGATGTTTATGCCAAATCCGGGTTTTTGGACAACGCGTGTaaactgtttgatgaaatgtctgtgAGAGATGTCACTTGTTGGAATGCGATTATTGCGGGGTTGGCTCAAGGGAACCGACCCCAGGAAGCGTTGGAGCTTTTTAAAAGAATGAGAGGTGTTGGGTTTGAGCCTAACGAGGTTACGGTTCTTGGTGCCCTCTCTGCTTGTGCCCAGTTGGGGACAGTACAAGAGGGCGAAAATGTGTATGAGTACATAAAAAGCCGAAAACTTGACATGAATGAGCAAGTTTGTAACGTTGTAATTGATATGTTTGGGAAATGTGGGTATGTTGGGATGGCGTATCGGGTTTTCAATGACATGAGGTGTAAAAAGACTCTTGTTACTTGGAACACTATGATTATGGTGTTGGGGATGAATGGTGAAGGTGTGGAAGCACTTCAAGTTTTCGATAGTATGAGTCAAGAAGGATTCTCGCCTGATAACGTGAGTTACCTCGCGGCTCTGTGTGCTTGTAATCATGCGGGTATGGTAGATGATGGGGTTAAGTTGTTTGAAACAATGCTTAAAGATGGTTCAGTGATTCCTAATATTAAGCACTATGGTACTATGGTTGATCTATTAGGGAGATCGGGCCGGTTAAAGGAAGCCTATGATATCATTAATTCAATACCTATAACACCTGATGTTGTTCTTTGGCAGACGCTTTTAGGTGCTTGTAAGACTTACAGGAATGTGGAAATGGCGGAAAAGGCTTCAAGAAAGCTGGTGGAGATGGGTTCCAGAAGTGATGGTGACTTTGTGTTACTATCAAACGTATACGCTTCTCAACGTAGGTGGAAAGATGTGGGGCAAGTGAGGAAAACAATGAGGGATAATGAAGTTAAAAAGGTTCCGGGGTTTAGTTACATTGATGTCAACGGTTCAATACACAAATTTGTGAATGGAGATCAAAGCCATTCGAATATGGATGAGATATATAAAAAGCTTGAGGAGATGATGTGTAGGATTATGGAACACGGGTATGTTGCTGAGACGGATTATGTGTTGCATGATATAGGATTGGAGGAGAAAGAAAACGCTTTGAGTTATCATAGTGAAAAGCTGGCTGTGGCTTTCGGGTTGATTAGCAGCACGAGTGATGAGGATTTGATAAGGGTAAACAAGAATCTGCGAATATGTGGGGATTGTCATGAGGTGATGAAGCTTGTTTCAAAGGTTTACGAGCGAGAGATCATTGTGAGGGATCGGGCTCGGTTTCATAGATTTAAAGATGGGTCGTGTTCTTGTAAAGATTATTGGTGA